The stretch of DNA GATCTCGGCAACGCCACCGACCACTTCCCCGGTAAAATTGATGAAGTACGGCTTTATGAGAAAACCTTAAGCGAAGACGACATCCAAAAGGTCATGGAAACCCCACAAGATGTCGAAGCACGTGGCAAACTCGCCACAACGTGGGGAAAATTGAAAACAAGACTTTAAAAGAGGTCCGCCGTTTAAACAGTTTAGTAGGAAAACTGAGCCTCGTGGAGGCACTTATGTCAACGCTTACAGTATATACTTATTTAACGTGAGTTTGATAATAAAAATTGAAAGAGACTCCGTAGGTCGGGTAGAGCGATGAAGGACACAGAAGTCTTTAGTTTCGCCACAAATGTCTCTTTTTTTAGGACAAATTCAGAAAAATAAACATAGCGAAACCCGACAATCCACCGTTGCCCCTGCGAGAATGAGGCAGGTTTCCAACGATACGCTTATGTCAAACTCACGTTATTTAACACCCGAGGAATACCTTACTTGGGAACGCAAGCAGCCCTTTAAGAACGAATATCACGACGGACAGATAATAGCGATGTCTGGGGCAAGTCGTTCCCACAATCGTATTACGGTAGATATAACTGTTCAACTTAGCAACCAATTAATGGGGGCAGATTGCGAAGTCTTCTCCGGCGATATGCGCGTGCGCACTAACCCAACAGTTTCCTACTTCTATCCAGATATTATTGTTGTCTGTGGTGAACCCCGTTTTGAGGATGACATCTTTGATACACTCCTCAATCCCATTCTTGTCGTGGAAGTTCTATCGCCCTCAACTGCAGGGTATGATCGGGGTGAAAAATTTGAACACTATAAACAACTCGCATCCTTACAAGAATACATGCTCGTTTCACAAGACAGAGTGCACGTTGAGGGCTACCGTCTCCATGGCACGCGATGGCTCCACAAAACCTTTCAGTGTCTTGAGGATGTACAATCACTTGCTTCGATTGAATATGAGGGGCCCTTGCGTACCATCTACAGACGTGTTGCGCTCAATTCATCATAAAAATAGTATAGTAGCTGAAATCAGAATTTCATATACTTTTTGCAATTAGGAAGGAAGCTGCGTGTCAAACCAACAGAAACGCCCCGTCGTTCTCATCATTCGAGACGGCTGGGGCAATAATCCGTATCCCGAATTTCAACACGCCAACGCTGTTCATCTCGCAAAAACACCCGTAGATGACTGGCTGCGACACAACTATCCAAATGTCCTAATCCATACCTCCGGCGAAGATGTCGGTTTACCTCCGGGTGTCATCGGCAACAGTGAAGTCGGACATCAGAATATCGGGGCAGGACGCGTCGTGAATCAAGAACTCCTCCGTATCAGCACCATGATCGGTTCCGGCGAGTTTGCTCAGAATAAAGTGCTTTTAGACGCAATTGCCCATGTCAAAAAGCATCGGACATATCTCCATCTCATGGGGTTAGCAAGCGACGCTGGTGTTCACAGTTCACTTGAACATCTATACGGTCTCCTCACACTTGCCAAGGCGAACGGACTCGAATCTCACCAAGTTTTAATTCACAATTTCAGCGACGGCCGCGACTGCCAGCCCGATTTGGGCATCCAATTCTGTGAGCAAATTGAAGCAAAGTTGAAAGAGGTAGGCATCGGACAGATAGCTTCAGTCATCGGACGCTATTACGCAATGGATCGCGATGATCGATGGGAACGCGTTGAGGTGGCATACCGTCTTTTAACCGAGGGGGCCGATAACAGCGTCGCTGCCGCTACAGATGCCTATCGTGACTATTACGAGACTCCTGATGATGCCAACCGTAAAGGCGATGAATTCGTCCGTCCGTCCGTAGTGATTGGCAGTGATGGCAAACCACTACCGCGTATCACTGATGGGGATGCCGTTATCTTCTATAACTTCCGCGGTGATCGACCCAGAGAACTCACCAAAGCGTTTTGCCTCGATGAATTCCCGTTTCAAGCAGAAGGGAAAGACGGGGTCACGCGACAGATGGGATTTAAACGGAATTGCAAACCTGACGTTAAGTTTGTTACAATGACCGAGTATGAGCAGGGAATGCCTGTTGAAGCCGCTGTCAAAAAACCACCCAAGATGCAGAATACACTCGGTGCTTATGTGAGTGATATGGGACTCACGCAGTTCCGATGCGCAGAGACTGAGAAATTTCCACACGTTACCTTCTTTTTTAACGACTACCGAGATGAACCCTACAAAGGCGAAGATCGACAGATTATCGCCTCTCCACGTGACGTAACGACCTACGATCAGAAACCGGAGATGTCCGCACCCGGTGTGACAGAGGAGATGTTACGTCGAATCGATTCCGACAAATATGACTTGATGGTACTCAACTACGCCAACGGCGACATGGTTGGGCATACAGGATCGCTCTCAGCCGCTATCAAAGCAGTTGAGGCAGTTGATGTAGGCGTCGGAAAAATCGTTGATGCCGTGCTTAAAAAGGACGGCGCGCTCATCGTCACTGCTGACCATGGGAACTGTGAGCAGATGATTGATCCAGAGACCGGTGGTATTCATACGGCGCATACCACCTATGACGTAGATCTCATCTTTGTTGATAATCAACGCAGAGGACAGCAACTCCGTGAAGACGGACGGCTTGCCGATATTGCACCAACAACACTCCACCTTCTCGGTTTGGCACAACCCACTGAAATGACAGGTGAATCACTTTTCTAATGTTCCTTGCGATCAGTTAGGTAAGTTTAGCGTTTAACGTTCCTTTTCGTATATCCGATTGCACCTGCTTTGCAGTGAGAATGCAGACTACAATTTTGGTTTAATGTTTTGTTCTTAGCCAGTAACCCGCTCGTAATGAAATTATGCCTAATGGTATAATTTGTCTTTACTTTACATTTGGAGCGTAGTCCAGAGGCAGATAAATCAAAAAAAGGAGATTTTGGTATGTCCCCACTGATTGACCAGCAAGTTAACGACGATTTCAGGCTATTCGCCGGCAGCGCGAACCCGGCATTGGCAAAAGATATCGCTGCGATTTTAGGTGTTGAACTCGGTAAAATTACAATTGAGCCGTTTCCCAACCTTGAGACTCGCGTCCAGATTGAGGAAAGTATCCGAGGCACGGATATTTATGTTGTGCAGCCAACGAGTCAACCTGCCAACGAAAATCTGATGGAGCTGCTCATCACGATTGATGCCATGAAACGCGCATCCGCCCGGCAGATTACCGCGATTATTCCATACTTTGGATACTCGCGCCAAGATCACAAAACGACGGGGCGCGAACCGATCAGTGCAAAACTCGTCGCGAATCTCTTGACGACCGCCGGGGCAAGTCGCGTCATGGCTATTGATCTACACGTGCCACAGATACAAGGTTTCTTTGATATCCCGATGGATCACTTGACCGCCCTAACGACCTTGACAAATTATTTCCGTGAGAAACAGGTTGAAAACGGTGTAATTGTTGCACCTGATGCAGGTCGCGCCAAATTAGCAGAAAAATATGCAGATATTCTTGGACTTCCGTTAGCCATCATGCACAAGCGGCGAACCGGCGTTGATGGACAGGGTGTTAAGTTCGTCGAGCTTGTTGGAGATGTTGAGGGCAAAACCCCAATTATTACCGACGATGAAATACAAACAGGGGGGACGATTCGCCAACAAGCCATAGCCTTGGCAGAGGCAGGGGCAGAACCAGCTTATGTCTGTATCGCACACCCTATATTGGTCGGTCCAGCGTTGGAACGGCTCAGTCATCCAGCAATTCGCGAGGTCGTCACCACCAATACGATCCCCGTTCCTGCTGAAAAGCAACTCGATGGGAAAGTTAAGGTGCTTTCTATCGCACCACTCCTCTCTCAAGCCATATTGAGAGTACATCAACACCGATCGGTGAGTCAAGTTTTCCGGGATCAGCACCTCGATTTCCCTGTTTAAGAGGACTATGGGTAAAAAACTGATACTTTACCTCAGCCATTGCGGTTCGAGCATCGGTGGCGGTGAGAAGCAACTTGCTTATCTCGTCGAAAATATTGATCGAACGCGCTATCGTCCGCTTGTTGTCTGTCCTGATGATGGTGTTTTTGTAGAACACTTGAGACGCGCCAATGTTCCCACAGTGATTCTCGATCTTCCGCCGTGGCGAAAGGCGAAATCGTTAATAGCGAGGCATAGAGCCACGAAAAAATTAGCGCGTCTTGCTGAGACACACAACGCTCACCTGCTCCATACCTCGGACTCGTGGTTTAACCCATATCTGTGGTCAGTTAGAAAACAGTTGAAAATCCCTGTCGTTTCACACGTCCGAAACCTCCTCACGCCTACACAGGTCCGAAAATACAGATTTGACCGGATGGACAGTATCATCGCTATCTCCGAGCAGAGCAGTGTTCCGCTCATTCAGGCAGGGATTGATGCCAAAAAGATTGATGTCGTCCATAATTGTGTTGATTTATCGGCTTTTCAACCGGTTTCTGAACCCATCCACTCGACGAAATATGTCATCGGTATTGTCGGTAGGATTGAACCCTTCAAACGTCAGAAAACGTTTGTTGAGATAGCCGTCAAGGTTGTTGCACAATGCCAGGAAATTAGGTTTCACATCATCGGTGCCGCGCTGGATACGGCAGAACATCGCGCTTACGAGCGAGAAGTCCGTCAATTGGTGACCAAGCATGGGCTGCAGGAACACCTTCACTTCACTGGTCACCGGACCGATATGCCCAAAGCAATGCAGAAACTCGATTTACTGGTAACCCTTTCAGCAGGGAGTGTCATCGCCGAGGCAATGGCGGCAGGTAAACCTGTCATTGGAACCCCCGTTGGCAGTACTGCTGAAATGATTGTTCACGGTGAAACAGGATACGTTGTGCCATTAGAGCCTATTGAGGGAATTGCAGATAAGATCCTTGAACTTGCCAAAGATCCGATCCGAAGCAGACGTATCGGAGAACGGGCAAGAAAATACGCTGAAGGCGCGTTCGGCGTTGACACACATGTCCGGAGGGTGGAGAACATTTATAAGAAATTGTTAATTACGGGTTGAAATTTTTAACGTTTTGACGTATAATAAAAGCATCATTTCGCGAAGAGGAGTGTAACAGAACAATGCTCACGCAAGAACAACGTGATTTTTATGGCGAAAACGGCTATATCGGCGTTGAGGCGGTGTTAACAGCAGAAGAAGTCGCTGATCTCCAACGCGTCACCGATGAATTCGTCGAAAAATCGAGAGAGGTCACCGAACATACCGACATCTTCGATCTGGAACCCGGACATACGCCCGCGAACCCGCGTGTGCGGCGTATCAAAAATCCGGGGCTACACCACGTCGTTTACGATTACGCCTTAAGGCACCCCAAGATTTTGGATATCGTGGAGCAACTCATCGGACCGGGGGTTCGGTATAATGGACATAAATTGAACATGAAGTATCCGGAGTTTGGAAGTCCGGTTGAATGGCATCAGGACTGGGCGTTCTATCCGCACACCAACGACGACCTGCTTGCAGTCGGGGTCGTGATTGATGACATGACTGTAGAGAACGGGGCATTGATGATACTTCCCGGTTCCCACAAGGGTCCGACTTTAGACCATCACCAAGATGGTGCTTTTATTGGAGCAGTAACGGATCCTGATTTCACACCAGAAGGTGCTGTGCCTGTTGAGTTGAAGGCAGGTGGAATCACCATTCATCACGTTCGGGCGTTGCACGGCTCTGCCCCGAATACCTCGGACAAACCGCGCCGCTTAAAGCTTGCCCAATACTGTGCGGTAGATGCGTGGCCCCTGAAAGGCATTCCAGATTGGGAGACTTTCAATAGCTTCATCATCCGCGGCGAACCCACGAATCAACCCCGTATGGTAACCGCACCTGTGCGTATGCCGGAACCCTATGCAGAGTTGAAAGGTTCAATCTACGAAGTGCAATCTCTACTTGACGACCCGCTTTATGCTAACAAGTGATAGCATCCCTGATGAAGCTTAATAAAATATTTGGGTAATTCTATAAAAGAGAGTTTTTAATCAAGCAGGTTCCATAATCTTGTAAATCCTTGAATCCTGTAAATCCTGATTCTGACGATTAATGCCTACATTACCCGATTCAATTCTTAATCTTCAGGCAGGGTGCTATGTCTATAGATAGGTGGAAATTTGCGTGCGTTATAATAGAAAATGCGAGGTATAACAACCTCGCATTGCAATATAAATTTACTTTTCTCTGACAAGGCAAGACGAGTGAATCTCGTCCAGTCAACTAAGCCTTAATTGGCGACTTGTGCGCTGAAACCTACATCTGTAACCGCCTTCACGAGCGTGTCTTTCTCAACCTTGTCCTTCTCAATTTTCACCACAGCTTTATTTTCTTCCATAGAAACACTGACAACTTCAGTCACACCGGTAAGCTTTGTGAGTGCATCCTGCACCTTCACAGCCAGCGTTACTTCTTCAATGGCTGGTGCTGCTGTTTGCGCGGGTGCTTCTTCTGCTTCTTTCTTTGCTGTGTCTGCACACGCAACCACAAATAACAGTGCTGCGAAACAGACGAATAGCATTCTCACGTTTAACTGACGCATAAGTCTAATCCCCTTATTTGTAGGGACGATCTCTCGATCGCGCCTCTTCAACTTTAGTTTTAATGGTTAAAACGTAATCGGATTCGGCTGCAAGAGAAGTATCGTTTGCAACCTGTACATATAGAGAAAGGGTGGGTAACCCCACCCTCCTCCGATTCAGCCTTATTGAGCGACTTCGGCACTGAAACCAGCACCTTGAACTGCAGAAGTGAGATCGGCAGACTTCACTTTAC from Candidatus Poribacteria bacterium encodes:
- a CDS encoding Uma2 family endonuclease, yielding MSNSRYLTPEEYLTWERKQPFKNEYHDGQIIAMSGASRSHNRITVDITVQLSNQLMGADCEVFSGDMRVRTNPTVSYFYPDIIVVCGEPRFEDDIFDTLLNPILVVEVLSPSTAGYDRGEKFEHYKQLASLQEYMLVSQDRVHVEGYRLHGTRWLHKTFQCLEDVQSLASIEYEGPLRTIYRRVALNSS
- the gpmI gene encoding 2,3-bisphosphoglycerate-independent phosphoglycerate mutase gives rise to the protein MSNQQKRPVVLIIRDGWGNNPYPEFQHANAVHLAKTPVDDWLRHNYPNVLIHTSGEDVGLPPGVIGNSEVGHQNIGAGRVVNQELLRISTMIGSGEFAQNKVLLDAIAHVKKHRTYLHLMGLASDAGVHSSLEHLYGLLTLAKANGLESHQVLIHNFSDGRDCQPDLGIQFCEQIEAKLKEVGIGQIASVIGRYYAMDRDDRWERVEVAYRLLTEGADNSVAAATDAYRDYYETPDDANRKGDEFVRPSVVIGSDGKPLPRITDGDAVIFYNFRGDRPRELTKAFCLDEFPFQAEGKDGVTRQMGFKRNCKPDVKFVTMTEYEQGMPVEAAVKKPPKMQNTLGAYVSDMGLTQFRCAETEKFPHVTFFFNDYRDEPYKGEDRQIIASPRDVTTYDQKPEMSAPGVTEEMLRRIDSDKYDLMVLNYANGDMVGHTGSLSAAIKAVEAVDVGVGKIVDAVLKKDGALIVTADHGNCEQMIDPETGGIHTAHTTYDVDLIFVDNQRRGQQLREDGRLADIAPTTLHLLGLAQPTEMTGESLF
- a CDS encoding ribose-phosphate pyrophosphokinase, which produces MSPLIDQQVNDDFRLFAGSANPALAKDIAAILGVELGKITIEPFPNLETRVQIEESIRGTDIYVVQPTSQPANENLMELLITIDAMKRASARQITAIIPYFGYSRQDHKTTGREPISAKLVANLLTTAGASRVMAIDLHVPQIQGFFDIPMDHLTALTTLTNYFREKQVENGVIVAPDAGRAKLAEKYADILGLPLAIMHKRRTGVDGQGVKFVELVGDVEGKTPIITDDEIQTGGTIRQQAIALAEAGAEPAYVCIAHPILVGPALERLSHPAIREVVTTNTIPVPAEKQLDGKVKVLSIAPLLSQAILRVHQHRSVSQVFRDQHLDFPV
- a CDS encoding glycosyltransferase gives rise to the protein MGKKLILYLSHCGSSIGGGEKQLAYLVENIDRTRYRPLVVCPDDGVFVEHLRRANVPTVILDLPPWRKAKSLIARHRATKKLARLAETHNAHLLHTSDSWFNPYLWSVRKQLKIPVVSHVRNLLTPTQVRKYRFDRMDSIIAISEQSSVPLIQAGIDAKKIDVVHNCVDLSAFQPVSEPIHSTKYVIGIVGRIEPFKRQKTFVEIAVKVVAQCQEIRFHIIGAALDTAEHRAYEREVRQLVTKHGLQEHLHFTGHRTDMPKAMQKLDLLVTLSAGSVIAEAMAAGKPVIGTPVGSTAEMIVHGETGYVVPLEPIEGIADKILELAKDPIRSRRIGERARKYAEGAFGVDTHVRRVENIYKKLLITG
- a CDS encoding phytanoyl-CoA dioxygenase family protein; its protein translation is MLTQEQRDFYGENGYIGVEAVLTAEEVADLQRVTDEFVEKSREVTEHTDIFDLEPGHTPANPRVRRIKNPGLHHVVYDYALRHPKILDIVEQLIGPGVRYNGHKLNMKYPEFGSPVEWHQDWAFYPHTNDDLLAVGVVIDDMTVENGALMILPGSHKGPTLDHHQDGAFIGAVTDPDFTPEGAVPVELKAGGITIHHVRALHGSAPNTSDKPRRLKLAQYCAVDAWPLKGIPDWETFNSFIIRGEPTNQPRMVTAPVRMPEPYAELKGSIYEVQSLLDDPLYANK